In Halorhabdus rudnickae, the following proteins share a genomic window:
- a CDS encoding sensor histidine kinase, with protein sequence MHNELCTRRDMGWQFTLTALPLFAATLIATSVAVAVFRKRDAPGGQPLAVIAVAAGWWSLTAGLELFRTDRLTSMLLTKATYVGIAVIPVAWVVFVLEYTGRRDWLTDPRLGLLAVVPTISILAALTNEPVGIHSLFWETLVVTDTAAAVPDSLYGPLFWVHTAYSYALLAFGSYLLFELVVSADHLYRAQAGLLLMAVLAPWGANAFNLTGMIRTPYDPTILGIVLTCALLLTTVYRHRFLEVVPAARKLAQTELRETLDDPVVVVDDGYRVVDVNPAAVDVFDVERAAVIGTELGVVSPELCDWLEGDRTERTITCEVDNADRYFDVQATALSQRNGTASGTLLALRDVTARQHNRQQVSVLNRLLRHNLSNTVTTILGNAEYAATQARSDEVRERLEVIEENAEIMMNKQEKLNRVLRTFERERYACESLDTLLNDVVETVRESYPAADLTVEFDDASLSFDGQDRLEIALEELLTNAIEHDPDDAPTVTVTATVADGTATITVDDDGPGLPEHELEPITNGEETQLSHGSGVGLWLVSWIIHSLDGAVDFETGGDGTTVTLRVPGRQTDT encoded by the coding sequence GTGCACAACGAGTTGTGTACGCGCAGAGACATGGGCTGGCAGTTCACGCTCACTGCGCTGCCGCTTTTCGCCGCGACACTGATCGCCACATCCGTAGCGGTGGCCGTCTTCCGGAAGCGTGACGCGCCGGGCGGCCAGCCCCTCGCCGTCATCGCTGTCGCCGCCGGCTGGTGGTCACTGACCGCGGGGCTCGAACTTTTCAGGACGGACCGACTCACCAGTATGCTCCTCACGAAGGCCACATATGTCGGAATCGCGGTTATCCCCGTCGCCTGGGTGGTATTCGTCCTCGAGTACACCGGGCGGCGCGACTGGCTGACAGATCCGCGTCTCGGTCTGCTCGCGGTCGTTCCAACCATCAGCATCCTGGCGGCGCTCACCAACGAGCCAGTCGGCATCCACTCGCTGTTCTGGGAGACCCTCGTCGTCACGGATACCGCAGCGGCGGTCCCGGACTCGCTGTACGGTCCGCTATTCTGGGTTCATACGGCGTACTCCTATGCGCTGCTGGCATTCGGATCGTACCTGTTGTTCGAACTCGTCGTTTCCGCGGACCATCTCTACCGGGCCCAGGCGGGTCTGTTGCTGATGGCCGTCCTCGCGCCGTGGGGGGCGAACGCGTTCAATCTCACCGGTATGATCCGGACGCCGTACGATCCGACGATCCTCGGGATCGTACTGACCTGCGCGCTCCTGCTCACGACGGTCTATCGCCATCGGTTCCTCGAGGTCGTCCCGGCGGCCAGGAAACTTGCCCAGACGGAACTCCGAGAGACACTGGACGATCCGGTAGTCGTCGTCGACGATGGGTATCGCGTCGTCGATGTGAACCCTGCTGCGGTAGACGTCTTCGATGTCGAGCGGGCGGCAGTGATCGGTACGGAACTCGGAGTCGTCAGTCCGGAACTGTGTGACTGGCTGGAAGGCGACCGTACCGAGCGGACCATCACCTGCGAGGTCGACAACGCCGACCGGTACTTCGACGTCCAGGCCACGGCACTCTCCCAGCGCAACGGCACAGCTTCGGGGACATTGCTCGCATTGCGGGACGTGACCGCCAGACAGCACAACCGCCAGCAGGTCAGCGTCCTCAACCGGCTGCTCCGGCACAACCTATCGAACACCGTCACGACGATCCTGGGCAACGCGGAGTACGCCGCCACCCAAGCGCGCAGCGACGAAGTTCGCGAACGGTTGGAAGTAATCGAAGAGAACGCCGAGATCATGATGAACAAACAGGAGAAGCTCAACCGCGTTCTCCGGACGTTCGAACGCGAACGCTACGCGTGTGAGTCCCTCGATACCCTATTGAACGACGTCGTGGAGACGGTCCGAGAATCGTATCCGGCGGCAGACCTAACGGTCGAGTTCGACGATGCGTCGCTGTCCTTCGACGGCCAGGATCGACTCGAGATCGCCCTCGAAGAACTGCTGACGAACGCGATCGAACACGATCCCGACGACGCACCGACGGTGACCGTCACAGCTACAGTCGCGGACGGGACGGCTACGATCACGGTCGACGACGACGGTCCTGGGCTCCCCGAGCACGAACTAGAGCCGATCACGAACGGCGAGGAGACCCAGTTGTCACACGGCAGCGGCGTGGGACTCTGGCTAGTCTCCTGGATTATCCATTCGCTGGACGGGGCCGTCGACTTCGAGACCGGCGGGGACGGCACGACCGTCACGTTGCGGGTCCCTGGACGACAGACCGACACCTAA
- a CDS encoding nicotinate phosphoribosyltransferase, with the protein MTKETPFDIVPPSAIASGRATDAYFDRTMEALEHAEKNPHVVAEVSADQFPTGDFAVLAGLKDAAHLLAGHPVDVDSLPEGQLFDHGPVMRIEGPYREFARLETALLGFLSHPTGIATNALRARLAAPDSTVLSFGSRHVHPSLGAMVERSALLGGLDGISNVAAGEVIGREAGGTMPHALVICFGRGNQEDAWRAFDEAVPDETPRVTLCDTYSDEVDEAIRAVEAVDGLDSIRLDTTSSRRGDFRRIVQEVRWELDARGYDDVGIFLSGGLDPATLRELRDVADGFGVGGYVSNADPKDFALDIVEIDGEPVAKRGKLSGEKAVYRTAAGGHEVGLADRPGPTDAESLFEPLLRDGEIVREFDLETAASRARQDADAVDFGE; encoded by the coding sequence ATGACCAAGGAGACGCCGTTCGATATCGTTCCCCCGTCCGCCATCGCGTCGGGACGGGCGACCGACGCCTACTTCGACCGGACGATGGAGGCTCTTGAGCACGCCGAAAAGAACCCTCACGTCGTGGCGGAGGTCTCGGCCGATCAGTTTCCGACCGGCGACTTCGCCGTCCTGGCAGGGCTGAAAGACGCCGCTCATCTGCTCGCGGGCCACCCCGTCGATGTCGACTCTCTTCCGGAAGGACAGCTGTTCGATCACGGACCGGTGATGCGGATCGAGGGCCCTTATCGCGAGTTCGCGCGACTGGAGACTGCCCTGCTGGGTTTTCTTTCCCATCCCACCGGGATCGCTACCAACGCCCTCCGCGCCCGGCTGGCTGCGCCAGACTCGACGGTACTGAGCTTCGGGTCCCGGCACGTCCACCCGTCGCTGGGCGCGATGGTCGAGCGCAGCGCCCTGCTGGGCGGCCTGGACGGCATCTCGAACGTCGCCGCCGGTGAGGTGATCGGCCGGGAGGCCGGTGGAACGATGCCCCACGCGCTGGTCATCTGCTTCGGCCGGGGCAATCAGGAGGACGCCTGGCGTGCTTTCGACGAGGCGGTCCCCGACGAGACGCCCCGCGTCACACTGTGTGACACCTACAGCGACGAGGTCGACGAGGCGATCCGGGCCGTCGAGGCCGTCGATGGTCTCGACAGCATCCGACTGGACACGACGAGTTCACGCCGCGGAGACTTCCGGCGGATCGTCCAGGAAGTCCGGTGGGAACTCGACGCCCGTGGGTACGACGACGTTGGGATCTTCCTCAGTGGCGGGCTCGATCCCGCGACACTCCGGGAGCTTCGGGACGTCGCCGACGGGTTCGGCGTCGGCGGGTACGTTTCTAACGCCGATCCGAAGGATTTTGCCCTGGACATCGTGGAGATCGACGGCGAACCGGTCGCCAAGCGCGGGAAACTCTCCGGGGAGAAGGCCGTCTATCGGACTGCGGCGGGCGGTCACGAGGTCGGCCTTGCCGATCGACCGGGGCCGACGGACGCAGAGTCGTTGTTCGAGCCACTGCTCCGGGACGGCGAGATCGTCCGGGAATTCGATCTGGAGACGGCCGCGAGCCGGGCACGCCAGGACGCCGACGCGGTCGACTTTGGCGAGTGA
- a CDS encoding Hvo_1808 family surface protein has protein sequence MVARTHLLVVIVAVALVGLPVVAAVESPQSASTALDDDALQATNTTQSSTVADQHPPDPAADVLGWEAGYWYNESISVTPADGLNDSELDAVVARGMARVEQIRRIEFEEQPPVEVISRSAYEDRVSNDTSSMTDAQRLHQNVKYEALLMVNESTDATAVQADNQAGGVGGFYDPSAGEIKIVSENTSTPKMNEITLSQELFHALQDQRFNITSYNQSTQELHNAKDGIIEGDGNYVDHLYQQHCENEWEGSCLMPEGSQVPSDFQPHFGLYQIRLQPYSDGPPFVKEIREEGGWEAVNAVYENPPASTEQTIHPEKYPEDVPTNLSVSDRSDDRWRVLALNGSHNYATFGEAGLYVTLWYPTFEERLPPDQAIIPLVNHINYGSDGGVQEFDPHNYNHSYTAGWDGDKLVSYVTNESSETNETGFVYKTVWDSTEDAAEFRAGYQRLLEIRGAEAVEGRLGTWRIPDSTEFGDAFYLNQSGKTMVIVNAPNVEEISAVRAGAAPEGERTATTESGGGDGTNVVTSTDGPGFTVLGAFAGLLALAVTFIRRR, from the coding sequence ATGGTCGCCCGAACGCACCTTCTAGTGGTGATCGTCGCGGTGGCGCTGGTCGGTCTCCCAGTCGTCGCGGCGGTCGAGTCCCCCCAGTCAGCATCGACAGCTCTGGACGACGACGCCCTCCAGGCGACGAATACAACGCAGTCCTCGACGGTCGCAGACCAGCACCCGCCCGATCCTGCGGCGGACGTCCTCGGGTGGGAAGCGGGGTACTGGTACAACGAGTCGATCAGCGTCACGCCTGCGGATGGATTGAATGACTCCGAACTCGACGCAGTGGTCGCCCGCGGCATGGCCCGTGTTGAGCAGATCCGTCGTATCGAATTCGAGGAACAGCCTCCGGTCGAGGTCATCAGTCGGTCGGCCTACGAGGACCGCGTCAGCAACGACACCTCGAGTATGACCGACGCCCAGCGTCTCCACCAGAACGTCAAGTACGAGGCGCTGTTGATGGTCAACGAGTCCACTGACGCGACCGCGGTCCAGGCCGACAACCAGGCCGGCGGCGTCGGTGGCTTCTACGATCCTTCGGCGGGCGAGATCAAGATCGTCTCGGAGAACACTTCGACGCCGAAGATGAACGAGATCACCCTCTCACAGGAACTGTTCCACGCGCTCCAAGACCAGCGGTTCAACATCACGTCGTACAATCAGTCGACCCAGGAGCTTCACAACGCCAAAGACGGGATCATCGAGGGTGACGGAAACTACGTCGATCACCTCTACCAGCAACACTGTGAGAACGAGTGGGAAGGGAGCTGCCTCATGCCCGAGGGGTCACAAGTCCCCTCGGACTTTCAACCCCACTTTGGTCTCTATCAGATCCGCCTGCAGCCCTACAGTGATGGTCCGCCCTTCGTCAAGGAGATCCGCGAGGAGGGTGGCTGGGAGGCCGTCAACGCTGTCTACGAGAACCCGCCTGCGTCGACCGAGCAGACGATTCATCCCGAGAAGTACCCTGAAGACGTGCCCACGAATCTTTCCGTCTCTGACCGGAGCGACGATCGCTGGCGGGTGCTTGCACTCAACGGGAGTCATAATTACGCCACCTTCGGTGAGGCGGGGCTGTACGTCACGCTGTGGTACCCCACCTTCGAGGAACGGCTCCCTCCTGACCAGGCTATCATCCCGCTGGTGAACCACATCAATTACGGATCGGACGGTGGCGTCCAGGAATTCGATCCGCACAATTACAACCACAGCTACACGGCTGGCTGGGACGGCGACAAACTGGTGTCGTACGTTACCAACGAGTCTAGCGAGACCAACGAAACCGGCTTCGTCTACAAGACAGTCTGGGATTCAACCGAGGACGCCGCTGAATTCCGAGCGGGCTACCAGCGATTGCTCGAAATCCGCGGTGCGGAGGCCGTCGAGGGTCGACTCGGGACCTGGCGGATCCCGGATTCCACGGAGTTCGGTGACGCGTTCTACCTGAATCAAAGTGGCAAGACGATGGTCATCGTCAACGCCCCGAACGTCGAAGAAATCTCGGCGGTTCGGGCGGGGGCCGCCCCCGAAGGCGAACGGACGGCGACGACGGAATCGGGCGGTGGTGACGGCACGAACGTCGTCACCTCGACTGACGGCCCCGGGTTTACCGTTCTGGGCGCGTTCGCGGGACTTCTCGCCCTCGCCGTGACCTTCATCCGGAGACGCTGA
- a CDS encoding cysteine hydrolase family protein: MSFDPDATAVVVVDMQNGFCRPDGSLYSPPSEDAIVPCVELIDRARDVGASVVYTRDVHPPEQFADAHYYDEFERWGEHVLEGSWDAELVAELDERPADLVVEKHTYDAFHETQLEGWLDAHGIDDLLICGTLANVCVLHTAASAGLRDYRPVLIEDAIGFIENDHREYALEHADWLFGEVRDRESIEFD, encoded by the coding sequence ATGTCATTCGATCCAGACGCGACGGCAGTGGTCGTCGTGGACATGCAAAACGGCTTCTGTCGCCCGGACGGGAGTCTCTACTCCCCGCCGAGTGAAGACGCGATCGTACCCTGCGTCGAACTGATCGACCGCGCCCGGGACGTCGGAGCGTCGGTCGTCTATACCCGCGATGTCCATCCGCCCGAGCAGTTCGCGGACGCTCACTACTACGACGAGTTCGAACGCTGGGGAGAACACGTCCTCGAAGGGAGTTGGGACGCCGAACTCGTCGCCGAACTCGACGAGCGGCCGGCGGATCTCGTCGTCGAGAAACACACCTACGACGCCTTCCACGAGACCCAACTGGAGGGATGGCTCGACGCCCACGGCATCGACGATCTGCTGATATGCGGGACGCTGGCGAACGTCTGTGTCCTCCATACGGCCGCCAGTGCCGGCCTGCGGGACTACCGTCCCGTCCTGATCGAGGATGCCATCGGGTTCATCGAGAACGATCACCGCGAGTACGCCCTCGAACACGCCGACTGGCTGTTCGGCGAAGTACGCGACCGCGAGTCGATCGAGTTCGACTGA
- a CDS encoding GNAT family N-acetyltransferase yields MRRYEPGDGPAVENLYRRALREAGTDPNDVPNNGDLRAIGQIYLDSGGEFLVAESDEEIVACGGLLRDGSTAELKRIAVDPGHQREGHGTAIVDGLERAARERGCARIGLTTASRQTSATDFYPDRGYERLGTEQVNGYELIDFGKRL; encoded by the coding sequence GTGCGGCGGTATGAGCCAGGCGACGGACCGGCCGTCGAGAATCTCTACCGACGGGCGCTCCGGGAAGCGGGGACGGACCCAAACGACGTCCCGAACAACGGCGATCTGCGAGCGATCGGGCAGATCTACCTCGATTCGGGCGGAGAGTTCCTAGTGGCCGAGAGCGACGAGGAGATCGTCGCGTGCGGTGGACTGCTCCGGGACGGGTCGACCGCCGAACTCAAGCGGATCGCCGTCGATCCCGGCCACCAGCGCGAAGGCCACGGGACGGCGATCGTCGACGGACTCGAACGCGCGGCCCGCGAGCGTGGCTGTGCTCGGATCGGACTGACGACTGCCAGCCGACAGACGAGTGCAACCGACTTCTATCCGGATCGGGGCTACGAACGGCTCGGAACGGAACAGGTGAACGGCTACGAGCTGATCGACTTCGGCAAGCGATTATAA
- a CDS encoding dihydroorotase, whose product MLIRNATLPDGRRRDVRIEGEQIAAVEEDLPPVEGEREIDATGKRLLPGMIDTHVHFRQPGDPHKETWETGSRSAAAGGVTTVVDQPNTDPPTIDGDTFEEKAAFATDSVVDFGLNGGVTPDWDPDSLFDRPIFALGEVFLADSTGEMGIDEQRFRDALEVAQRHDVTVTVHAENAAKFNVGTRERTDADAWSAYRTARAEITAVERVCELAAEYDVHLHVAHASTPEAIDAARDAGISCEVTPHHLLLSRSNLDELGTFGRMNPPLRREKRRERVYDRVRDGQVDIVATDHAPHTRAEKDASIWEAPSGVPGVETVLPLLLEEARRGHLTYERVRDLTAANPATLFDLPKKGRIAEGYDADLVLVDPGQTREIHGEDLHTNCEWTPFEGWRGLFPKLTMVRGTVVYERTDDGEVFDDHQGRNVRVARPVPDQTIERNEEGQQPQGTENTDEP is encoded by the coding sequence ATGCTCATCCGGAACGCCACGCTTCCCGACGGCCGTCGTCGCGACGTTCGCATCGAGGGCGAACAGATCGCGGCCGTCGAAGAAGACCTACCCCCGGTCGAGGGCGAGCGCGAAATCGACGCCACGGGCAAGCGCCTGCTGCCGGGGATGATCGACACACATGTTCACTTTCGCCAGCCGGGCGACCCCCACAAAGAGACCTGGGAGACTGGATCACGGAGCGCCGCAGCCGGCGGCGTCACGACAGTCGTCGACCAGCCCAACACCGACCCGCCGACCATCGACGGCGACACCTTCGAGGAGAAGGCGGCGTTCGCCACAGACTCGGTCGTCGACTTCGGTCTCAACGGTGGGGTCACACCCGACTGGGATCCCGACTCGCTGTTCGATCGGCCGATCTTTGCGCTCGGAGAGGTATTTCTCGCGGATTCGACCGGCGAGATGGGGATCGACGAGCAGCGCTTCCGGGACGCACTCGAGGTGGCCCAGCGCCACGACGTGACCGTTACCGTCCACGCAGAGAACGCAGCGAAGTTCAACGTGGGGACGCGCGAGCGGACAGACGCCGACGCGTGGTCGGCCTACCGGACGGCCCGCGCCGAGATCACAGCCGTCGAACGCGTCTGTGAGCTCGCGGCGGAGTACGATGTCCACCTGCACGTCGCTCACGCGAGCACGCCGGAGGCGATTGACGCAGCCCGCGACGCGGGAATCAGCTGCGAGGTCACGCCACACCACCTCCTGCTCTCGCGTTCGAACCTCGATGAACTGGGGACGTTCGGCCGCATGAACCCACCGTTGCGCCGCGAGAAACGCCGCGAACGCGTCTACGACCGTGTCCGGGACGGTCAGGTCGACATCGTCGCGACGGACCACGCACCCCACACCCGCGCGGAGAAGGACGCGAGCATCTGGGAGGCCCCCAGCGGCGTCCCTGGCGTCGAGACCGTCCTCCCCCTCCTGCTCGAGGAAGCGCGACGCGGCCACCTCACCTACGAGCGCGTCCGCGACCTGACGGCCGCCAATCCGGCGACACTGTTCGATCTGCCGAAGAAGGGACGGATCGCCGAGGGCTACGATGCCGATCTCGTCTTGGTCGATCCAGGACAGACCCGCGAGATCCACGGCGAGGACCTCCATACTAACTGCGAGTGGACGCCCTTCGAAGGATGGCGCGGCCTGTTCCCCAAGCTGACGATGGTCCGGGGGACCGTTGTCTACGAGCGGACCGACGACGGCGAGGTGTTCGACGACCACCAGGGACGCAACGTTCGCGTAGCACGTCCCGTCCCGGACCAGACTATCGAGCGCAACGAGGAGGGCCAACAGCCACAGGGGACAGAGAACACCGACGAACCGTGA
- a CDS encoding DUF5806 family protein: MVDDPADDSGPAVETPRTVEGTDDDATDGSTSDGSPSEGPPTDAPAGDDTPATASEGGNRTSDEPADDHSGSEPPADVRSYDRFQKIDGGTYDRANDFLRERTYITAREWAIARLCADFRTETGVEMTKIGENLPDLVPFMTDTYSPQAVNQARASFEEKVQMAGATFLYGAMSDFFTADELDDLMYEATEVAKFLLEVEGVELSVDEELEAEDRISEVMREVREHSVALRHDEVECPECGHSFHVDSGE; the protein is encoded by the coding sequence ATGGTCGACGATCCCGCGGACGATTCAGGACCGGCCGTGGAGACGCCACGGACGGTCGAGGGAACCGACGATGACGCCACCGATGGGTCCACGTCGGACGGTTCGCCATCCGAGGGGCCTCCCACCGACGCGCCGGCGGGGGACGACACACCGGCAACTGCCTCGGAAGGTGGCAACCGAACTAGCGACGAGCCGGCTGACGACCACTCGGGGTCCGAGCCACCCGCGGATGTCCGTTCTTACGATCGGTTTCAAAAGATCGACGGTGGCACGTATGACCGTGCCAATGACTTCCTCCGGGAGCGTACCTACATCACCGCCCGTGAGTGGGCCATTGCCCGGCTGTGTGCGGATTTCCGTACCGAGACCGGTGTCGAGATGACCAAGATCGGCGAGAACCTGCCCGACTTGGTCCCGTTCATGACTGACACGTACTCCCCGCAGGCGGTCAATCAGGCTCGGGCCTCTTTCGAAGAGAAGGTCCAGATGGCCGGCGCAACCTTCCTCTACGGGGCGATGAGCGATTTTTTCACCGCCGACGAACTCGACGACCTGATGTACGAGGCCACTGAGGTCGCAAAGTTCCTCCTGGAAGTCGAGGGCGTCGAGTTGAGCGTCGATGAGGAACTCGAGGCCGAGGACCGCATCTCCGAGGTCATGCGCGAGGTCCGGGAGCATAGCGTCGCCTTGCGCCACGACGAAGTCGAGTGTCCCGAATGCGGGCACTCTTTCCACGTCGATAGTGGAGAGTGA
- a CDS encoding universal stress protein, whose product MKVLLGVGGSENSRRALEETIERVQETGDELTVAIFNSEEIESTLTDIETDVRTALEDADVEATVRRITDHPGGELVQMADQEEFDRLVIGGGTRSPLGKIQLGSIAEFVVLNAETPVTLIR is encoded by the coding sequence ATGAAGGTTCTGCTGGGAGTCGGCGGGAGCGAGAACTCCCGACGGGCGCTCGAGGAGACCATAGAGCGCGTCCAGGAGACCGGCGACGAGCTAACGGTCGCGATCTTCAACTCCGAGGAGATCGAGTCGACGTTGACCGACATCGAAACCGACGTCCGGACGGCCCTCGAGGATGCCGACGTCGAGGCGACGGTACGCCGGATCACGGACCACCCCGGTGGCGAGTTAGTTCAGATGGCCGATCAAGAAGAGTTCGACCGACTCGTCATCGGCGGCGGGACTCGAAGTCCGCTCGGAAAGATTCAACTCGGCTCGATCGCTGAGTTCGTCGTACTCAACGCTGAAACGCCGGTGACTCTTATCAGATGA
- a CDS encoding GNAT family N-acetyltransferase — MSEDRSYPTEVSGPFPAPPHEFVDDEGRDIVVRVAEDNREDLVAMYEDFDPQDRAQGIPPVGERQIRRWLDRVFDEECLNVIAWHGEDAVGHSMLVPDDKGAYELAIFVLGSHQSAGIGTELVQTLLGYGKTQGIDRVWLTVERWNEPAIGLYQKVGFEIRNTESFELEMAIRIADRE; from the coding sequence ATGAGTGAGGATCGTTCCTATCCGACGGAGGTTTCGGGACCGTTCCCCGCCCCGCCACACGAGTTCGTCGACGACGAAGGGAGAGACATCGTCGTCCGGGTCGCTGAAGACAATCGTGAGGACCTCGTCGCCATGTACGAAGACTTCGATCCGCAGGACCGCGCCCAGGGTATTCCACCGGTCGGCGAACGCCAGATCAGACGCTGGCTCGACCGGGTCTTCGATGAGGAATGCCTGAACGTGATCGCCTGGCACGGTGAGGACGCGGTCGGCCACTCGATGTTGGTACCCGACGACAAAGGTGCCTACGAACTGGCGATCTTCGTTCTCGGGAGTCACCAGTCGGCGGGTATCGGCACGGAGTTGGTCCAGACCCTCCTGGGGTACGGGAAAACACAGGGGATCGACCGAGTCTGGCTGACCGTCGAACGATGGAACGAACCGGCGATCGGCCTCTACCAGAAGGTCGGTTTCGAGATTCGCAACACCGAGAGCTTCGAACTCGAGATGGCGATCCGGATCGCGGATCGGGAGTGA
- a CDS encoding universal stress protein encodes MDVEIDTVFVPVDGTDQSERAVEHALAIAQRYDADVHVLHITEEHVARGLEAGDIAADSVAEEHRAFMGAIREHVRNAGYEVSLSQSAAFGYSASSLSRHPVSVVLDAADEVAADFLVVPRESAMNDPGAMLGRVAEYVLSYASQPVLSV; translated from the coding sequence ATGGATGTTGAGATCGATACAGTGTTCGTGCCCGTCGACGGGACCGACCAATCGGAACGGGCTGTAGAACACGCACTGGCGATCGCCCAACGCTATGACGCGGATGTCCACGTGTTGCACATCACCGAGGAACACGTCGCACGCGGACTCGAAGCCGGTGACATCGCAGCCGATAGCGTCGCCGAGGAGCACCGAGCGTTCATGGGAGCGATCCGCGAACACGTACGGAACGCCGGCTACGAGGTTTCACTCTCTCAGTCAGCCGCGTTCGGTTACTCGGCGAGTTCGCTAAGCCGCCATCCGGTCAGCGTCGTACTCGATGCGGCCGACGAGGTCGCGGCCGATTTTTTGGTCGTCCCGCGGGAGTCGGCCATGAACGATCCCGGGGCGATGCTCGGGCGGGTTGCCGAGTACGTCCTCTCCTATGCCAGCCAGCCCGTCCTGTCGGTGTAG
- a CDS encoding universal stress protein: protein MYETVVLATDGSASTERAVTVGLDLVRRFDGAVHALYVVDEGEVASTPEDVRADLRTSLERRGQEALERIEGESDREVSTAIRSGKPATEICEYASDVGADVVVTGTRGRHGEHALLLGSVAEAVVRTSPVPVLTVRQLEDGEVPARERGA, encoded by the coding sequence ATGTACGAAACTGTAGTGCTGGCGACCGATGGCTCGGCGAGCACCGAGCGGGCGGTGACCGTGGGGCTGGACCTCGTCCGCCGATTCGACGGAGCTGTCCACGCGCTGTACGTCGTCGACGAGGGTGAAGTCGCCTCGACTCCCGAAGACGTGCGGGCGGATCTCCGAACGTCCCTCGAACGGCGCGGACAGGAGGCACTCGAACGGATCGAGGGAGAGAGCGACCGCGAAGTATCGACGGCGATCCGTTCGGGGAAGCCTGCGACGGAGATCTGTGAGTACGCGAGCGACGTCGGCGCCGACGTCGTGGTGACCGGAACCCGAGGTCGTCACGGCGAACACGCGTTGCTACTCGGCAGCGTCGCCGAAGCCGTCGTCAGAACATCGCCGGTCCCCGTGTTGACTGTCCGGCAACTCGAAGACGGCGAGGTACCCGCTCGTGAGCGAGGGGCCTGA
- a CDS encoding DHH family phosphoesterase: MDEWLIDDERLSIERKSILPGEGFFYPDTVEEAKREQEAAKRLEGAEQIVVADPDADGLACVALIRDAVGEAPLLPASPHDLERALSWVAEYAESGADIYVCDLCPDDAGDLEPLADLTESDGDVRWFDHHQWDRDLATLVRDAGVDLTVGESEEECTADVALRELAADFDDRFADLAAATRDHDLWIREDPRSDDLADLAHWLEPEEYIEIVREHGADLPPDAEELLTEQRVEKQALIEKAVERAELREIGPWTVGVTYGRCSQNEVAEALREQGADAAVIVKPAGSASIRGTENFERAHEVAGQVNGGGHPKAAGCKPDVYDDMLDYAHHWATRGAVAKQAIVDAFRRLDIDA, encoded by the coding sequence ATGGACGAGTGGCTCATTGATGACGAACGGCTGTCCATCGAGCGCAAGTCGATTCTGCCCGGCGAGGGCTTTTTCTATCCCGATACAGTCGAGGAGGCCAAACGCGAGCAGGAGGCGGCCAAGCGCCTGGAGGGGGCCGAACAGATCGTCGTCGCGGACCCCGACGCGGACGGTCTCGCCTGCGTCGCGTTGATCCGGGACGCCGTCGGCGAGGCGCCGCTGCTGCCGGCCAGTCCACACGATCTGGAACGTGCACTCTCCTGGGTCGCCGAATACGCGGAGAGCGGGGCCGACATCTACGTCTGTGATCTCTGTCCCGACGACGCGGGCGACCTGGAACCGCTTGCGGACCTGACCGAAAGCGACGGCGACGTTCGCTGGTTCGACCACCACCAGTGGGACCGCGACCTCGCGACGCTGGTACGGGACGCCGGAGTCGATCTGACAGTCGGCGAGTCCGAGGAGGAGTGTACCGCCGACGTGGCGCTCCGGGAACTCGCCGCCGACTTCGACGACCGCTTTGCCGACCTGGCGGCCGCGACGCGGGATCACGACCTCTGGATCCGTGAGGATCCGCGTAGCGACGACCTTGCGGACCTCGCTCACTGGCTCGAACCCGAGGAGTACATCGAGATCGTCCGTGAACACGGCGCCGATCTCCCCCCCGACGCCGAAGAGCTACTCACGGAGCAACGCGTCGAGAAGCAGGCGCTAATCGAAAAAGCCGTCGAACGCGCCGAGTTGCGCGAGATCGGTCCCTGGACGGTCGGGGTCACCTACGGTCGCTGCTCGCAGAACGAGGTGGCCGAAGCGCTCCGCGAGCAGGGTGCCGACGCCGCAGTCATCGTCAAACCCGCCGGATCGGCGTCCATCCGGGGAACCGAGAACTTCGAACGCGCCCACGAGGTTGCCGGCCAGGTCAACGGCGGCGGCCACCCGAAGGCGGCGGGCTGCAAGCCCGACGTCTACGACGACATGCTCGATTACGCCCATCACTGGGCGACACGGGGCGCGGTAGCCAAGCAGGCGATCGTGGATGCCTTCCGGCGATTGGACATCGACGCATAG